One Mycoavidus sp. B2-EB genomic region harbors:
- a CDS encoding CDP-6-deoxy-delta-3,4-glucoseen reductase, with translation MTFNITLRPSGRQFQVEPNESVLAAALRQGIGLPYGCKNGACGSCKGAVLSGAIEQAAHSASALSNDEKLQGMALFCGATPKSDLELKVREVAGATDMPARKLPCRIHALERVAEDVMVMHLQLPAQQKLQYFAGQYIEFILKDGKRRSYSIATPPHHDGPLELHIRHMPGGVFTDHVFSAMKERDMLRFEGPLGTFFLREESTRPIVLLASGTGFAPLKAIVEHMIFKQIERPISLYWGARRSKDLYMAELAQQWAHALPNFSFVPVLSEPAPEDNWQGRTGFVHQVVVADLPDLSAHEVYACGAPVMVEAALRDFTAHHNLPRENFYADAFTSEVDLANSLT, from the coding sequence ATGACATTCAATATTACTCTTCGGCCCAGCGGCCGGCAATTTCAGGTAGAGCCCAATGAATCTGTGCTCGCCGCAGCTCTACGGCAAGGCATTGGCTTGCCGTATGGCTGTAAAAATGGCGCTTGTGGTTCGTGTAAAGGCGCCGTGCTGTCTGGTGCAATCGAACAAGCAGCACATTCAGCTTCGGCGTTGTCTAATGATGAGAAATTACAGGGAATGGCGCTTTTTTGCGGTGCTACGCCCAAGTCCGACCTTGAGCTTAAAGTACGCGAGGTGGCGGGCGCCACCGATATGCCGGCTAGAAAACTCCCCTGCCGCATCCATGCGCTTGAGCGCGTAGCAGAGGATGTAATGGTCATGCACTTGCAATTACCGGCGCAGCAGAAACTACAGTATTTTGCTGGCCAGTATATTGAGTTTATTTTAAAAGATGGTAAGCGCCGCAGCTACTCAATCGCGACCCCCCCGCATCATGATGGACCGCTTGAATTGCATATTCGCCATATGCCAGGTGGTGTATTTACCGATCATGTTTTTAGCGCCATGAAAGAGCGCGATATGCTACGCTTTGAAGGACCGCTAGGGACTTTCTTTTTGCGTGAAGAGAGCACACGTCCCATCGTATTGTTGGCCTCAGGTACGGGCTTTGCGCCGCTCAAAGCCATCGTCGAGCATATGATATTTAAGCAGATTGAGCGCCCTATTTCACTGTATTGGGGGGCGCGCCGCAGCAAAGATCTCTATATGGCGGAACTGGCGCAGCAGTGGGCTCATGCGTTACCGAATTTTTCTTTTGTGCCCGTGCTGTCCGAACCCGCGCCGGAAGATAATTGGCAAGGGCGCACTGGCTTTGTACATCAAGTCGTAGTGGCAGATCTGCCTGATTTATCTGCCCACGAAGTCTATGCGTGCGGCGCGCCCGTCATGGTCGAGGCCGCTTTGCGTGACTTCACCGCGCACCATAATTTACCGCGCGAGAATTTTTATGCCGATGCGTTTACCAGTGAAGTAGATTTAGCCAATTCGCTCACGTAA
- a CDS encoding NAD-dependent epimerase/dehydratase family protein produces the protein MIPTRKLRRKRILIVGCGDIGLRCAQLLLPRYRVLALTRQAERCASLRSLGVVPLVGDLDRRSSLKRLVGLADTVLHLAPPAAHGSDDQRTRFLLAALSRSWASPTWIYASTTGVYGDCAGALVDETRPVRPAHERSLRRLAAERQLRAAGARAVLSLRIVRIPGIYASNRLPLARLQAGMFTLKAEEDIYTNHIQADDLALILLRIKRLGRPQRIVHAVDDTQMKLADYFDLMADAHGLPRPKRIARTQAQDLLKPSLLSFMRESRRLINTRLKIELAYQLRYPTVQDFLLEQSPLSLAGGQPDSR, from the coding sequence ATGATTCCAACCCGCAAACTCAGGCGTAAGCGAATTCTCATTGTCGGCTGTGGCGACATTGGTTTGCGTTGCGCTCAATTACTTCTGCCACGCTATCGTGTATTGGCACTTACCCGTCAAGCTGAGCGTTGCGCGAGCCTGCGCTCGCTCGGTGTTGTGCCTTTAGTGGGCGACCTAGATCGACGTTCAAGTCTAAAGCGCCTGGTTGGCTTGGCGGATACCGTGTTGCATTTGGCGCCGCCGGCAGCGCACGGCAGTGATGATCAGCGTACGCGCTTTTTGCTTGCGGCGTTGAGCCGTTCCTGGGCATCACCGACTTGGATTTATGCCAGTACGACCGGTGTTTATGGCGATTGCGCGGGGGCGTTGGTGGACGAGACCCGCCCGGTGCGGCCGGCGCACGAGCGCTCGCTCAGGCGTCTTGCGGCCGAGCGTCAATTGCGTGCTGCTGGCGCGCGAGCTGTATTATCACTGCGAATTGTCCGCATCCCGGGTATCTATGCCTCTAACCGGCTACCGCTGGCACGCTTACAAGCAGGCATGTTTACCTTGAAAGCCGAAGAGGACATCTATACAAATCATATTCAGGCAGATGATCTTGCGCTGATTTTGCTGCGCATAAAGCGACTGGGGCGCCCCCAGCGCATCGTGCATGCAGTGGATGATACGCAAATGAAATTGGCGGATTACTTTGACCTAATGGCAGACGCACACGGATTGCCAAGGCCTAAGCGCATAGCGCGTACCCAAGCGCAGGATTTACTAAAACCGTCACTGCTATCCTTTATGCGCGAGTCACGCCGGTTAATCAATACTAGGCTAAAAATAGAGTTGGCTTATCAACTGCGTTACCCGACGGTGCAAGATTTTCTGCTAGAGCAGAGCCCCCTTTCTTTGGCGGGTGGCCAACCCGATTCACGCTGA